The following proteins are encoded in a genomic region of Oncorhynchus kisutch isolate 150728-3 linkage group LG18, Okis_V2, whole genome shotgun sequence:
- the alkbh8 gene encoding alkylated DNA repair protein alkB homolog 8 isoform X2: MPPHKPYALVTYRSEVSAQRGHALNGRQLQRGDQIVTLYLSYVNTVDSELWGCVDLPPGLVLVEEFVSPEEEALLLDAIDWTSHDEDVTVQKVLKHRRVKHFGYEFRYDNNNVDKDKPLPGGLPQVCVPVLERCVRDRHTEVMPDQLTVNQYQSGQGIPPHVDTHSAFEDLILSLSLGAKTVMDFRHPEGRSVAVVLPRRSLLVMKGESRYLWTHGITPRKFDVVPACDPKSPAAVTSDLSNHSNLTLSRRGTRTSLTFRKVRRTPCDCGYPSACDSQQPPAPPSPPFLPRSQTDACRLEAEFVHRVYEEIACHFSSTRHSPWPRVCHFLSSLEPGSILADVGCGNGKYLGVNPDVIAVGCDRSSALVQICSERGFQAFVSDALNVPLRSDTCDACISIAVIHHLSTQKRRQAVVEELARLLRPGGRALIYVWAVEQEYNKQKSKYLKETRQQGPTGDNTAQDLSGIATDAHNTAQDLSAIATDAHNTAQDLSGIATDCTKVHRETESPAKLSVHTNRTAFNSQDLLVPWHLKGGRRGGCNQGRGGDEQGEQGSKNTLDPPTEAQAPAPSPVFHRYYHVFQKGELEELCVRVRGVAIQRSYHDQGNWCVILKKTGDR, encoded by the exons ATGCCCCCACACAAACCCTACGCCCTAGTGACctacaggtcagaggtcagcgcCCAGAGAGGACACGCCCTCAACGGACGACAGCTGCAGCGTGGGGACCAGATTGTCACACTGTACCTGAGCTATGTCAACACAG TGGACAGTGAGTTGTGGGGGTGTGTGGACCTCCCCCCAGGGTTGGTGCTGGTTGAGGAGTTTGTGTCTCCAGAGGAAGAGGCTCTCCTGCTGGATGCTATAGACTGGACGTCCCACGATGAGGATGTCACTG TGCAGAAAGTCCTGAAGCACAGGAGAGTGAAGCATTTTGGTTACGAGTTTCGCTATGACAACAACAACGTGGACAAAGACAAACCGTTACCTGGAG GTCTTCCCCAGGTGTGTGTCCCTGTGCTGGAGAGGTGTgtgagggacagacacacagaagtCATGCCAGACCAGCTGACTGTGaaccagtaccagtctggacaag GTATTCCTCCTCATGTGGACACTCACTCTGCCTTTGAAGACCTCATCCTCTCCCTAAGCCTGGGGGCTAAG ACGGTGATGGATTTTCGTCATCCTGAAGGCCGCTCGGTTGCTGTAGTGTTGCCACGGCGCAGTCTCCTGGTGATGAAGGGAGAGAGCAGATACCTATGGACACACGg GATAACCCCCAGGAAGTTTGATGTGGTGCCAGCCTGTGACCCAAAATCCCCTGCTGcagtgacctctgacctcagTAACCATAGTAATCTCACCCTAAGTAGGAGGGGCACCAGGACCTCTCTCACCTTCCGTAAGGTGCGCCGCACACCATGTGACTGTG GTTACCCCTCGGCCTGTGACAGCCAGCAGCCTCCTGCCCCTCCCTCGCCCCCCTTCCTCCCTCGCAGCCAGACTGACGCCTGCCGTCTGGAGGCGGAGTTTGTGCACCGCGTGTACGAGGAGATCGCTTGTCACTTCAGCAGCACTCGACACTCTCCCTGGCCACGCGTGTGTCACTTCCTGTCTTCCCTAGAACCAGGAAGCATTCTCGCTGATGTGGGCTGTGGGAATGGAAAGTACCTGGGCGTCAACCCGGATGTGATTGCG GTGGGCTGTGACCGTAGCAGTGCTCTGGTCCAGATCTGCTCTGAAAGAGGCTTCCAGGCCTTTGTGTCAGATGCCCTCAATGTACCTCTACGCAGTGACACCTGTGATGCCTGCATCTCTATTGCGGTCATACACCACCTCTCCACACAG aagCGGAGGCAGGCTGTGGTTGAGGAACTTGCGCGACTGCTGAGGCCTGGAGGACGGGCGCTGATCTATGTGTGGGCTGTGGAACAGGAATATAACAAGCAGAAGTCCAAATATCTCAAAGAGACCAGACAACAGGGTCCTACAGGCGACAACACAGCACAGGATCTTTCAGGCATCGCCACGGACGCCCACAACACAGCACAGGATCTTTCAGCCATCGCCACGGACGCCCACAACACAGCACAGGATCTTTCAGGCATAGCCACGGACTGCACCAAGGTCCACCGTGAGACAGAGAGTCCAGCAAAACTGAGCGTTCACACCAACCGCACTGCCTTCAACTCCCAGGACCTTCTGGTTCCCTGGCACCTCaagggtggaaggagaggagggtgtaaccaggggaggggaggggatgagCAGGGGGAACAAGGCTCCAAAAATACTTTAGACCCCCCCACTGAAGCCCAGGCCCCTGCTCCCAGCCCAGTGTTTCACCGCTACTACCATGTGTTCCAGAAGGGGGAGCTAGAGGAGCTGTGTGTCAGGGTTAGAGGGGTGGCCATACAGAGAAGCTACCACGACCAGGGGAACTGGTGTGTCATACTGAAGAAGACTGGAGACAGATAA
- the sln gene encoding sarcolipin codes for MDQSVQELFLNFTVVLITVLLMWILVKTYQA; via the coding sequence ATGGACCAGTCTGTGCAGGAGCTGTTTCTGAACTTCACAGTAGTCTTGATCACTGTGCTGCTCATGTGGATCCTAGTCAAGACCTACCAGGCCTGA
- the LOC109909486 gene encoding olfactory receptor 2AT4 — MSVRNQSFVTAFVIVGFPGLQPEFYGLASTVLFLVYCCILIGNVVVIILFATHNVLHKPMYFIILNLVVSDVLFSTTTLPKIIARYWFQAGAISFFGCFLQMYLVHYFGSVTSLLLLIMALDRYVSICFPLRYPMIINNSTIHILNVTAWVLAHLPSLSMVIRAYPLPYCDSNKIMQCYCDHIAITTLACTDRVPYSFPAFVVAMVVLLGPLAFIIFSYCSIIVAVVQIASPQGRLKTLSTCSGQLIIIALYYLPRCFIYLASNIGIRFSTDLRIVVIMLYSLLPPMINPLIYCLRTDEIKQIMIKRFRRIQVHVQ, encoded by the coding sequence ATGTCAGTGAGGAATCAAAGCTTTGTGACAGCGTTTGTCATCGTTGGGTTCCCTGGACTTCAGCCAGAGTTCTACGGTCTTGCCTCAACTGTATTATTCCTCGTTTATTGCTGCATTTTAATAGGAAATGTTGTTGTTATTATCTTGTTCGCAACTCATAACGTTCTCCATAAACCCATGTATTTTATCATTTTGAATCTGGTTGTGTCTGACGTGCTATTCAGCACCACCACTTTACCAAAGATTATTGCCAGATATTGGTTTCAGGCAGGAGCAATTTCTTTCTTTGGttgttttttgcaaatgtacttAGTTCACTATTTTGGATCCGTAACTAGCCTTCTCCTATTGATAATGGCTTTAGACCGATACGTGTCAATCTGTTTCCCGCTCAGATACCCAATGATTATCAACAACTCCACTATTCATATACTCAATGTCACTGCGTGGGTGCTTGCACACCTTCCCTCTCTTTCAATGGTAATTAGGGCCTATCCTCTTCCTTACTGTGACTCAAACAAAATCATGCAGTGCTACTGTGATCATATCGCTATAACAACGCTTGCATGCACTGATAGGGTTCCTTATAGTTTTCCTGCTTTTGTTGTAGCAATGGTGGTATTACTGGGACCTCTTGCTTTCATTATATTCTCATATTGCTCTATTATTGTGGCAGTTGTTCAGATTGCGAGCCCCCAAGGCCGCCTCAAAACCCTTTCTACCTGCAGTGGTCAGCTGATCATCATTGCCCTGTATTATCTCCCCAGGTGTTTTATTTATCTGGCCAGTAACATCGGCATTAGATTCAGCACTGATTTACGTATTGTTGTTATCATGTTGTATAGCCTGCTCCCTCCCATGATCAATCCACTGATTTACTGTCTAAGAACTGATGAAATAAAACAGATAATGATCAAGCGATTTAGACGAATACAAGTGCACGTTCAATAA
- the alkbh8 gene encoding alkylated DNA repair protein alkB homolog 8 isoform X1 → MESCCENVKAVRRSKEEKKLLRKQIKASHTLLKHEGISTVSQPTKSLVVANGGLGNGVSREQLQDVLGEVGEVEILVMPPHKPYALVTYRSEVSAQRGHALNGRQLQRGDQIVTLYLSYVNTVDSELWGCVDLPPGLVLVEEFVSPEEEALLLDAIDWTSHDEDVTVQKVLKHRRVKHFGYEFRYDNNNVDKDKPLPGGLPQVCVPVLERCVRDRHTEVMPDQLTVNQYQSGQGIPPHVDTHSAFEDLILSLSLGAKTVMDFRHPEGRSVAVVLPRRSLLVMKGESRYLWTHGITPRKFDVVPACDPKSPAAVTSDLSNHSNLTLSRRGTRTSLTFRKVRRTPCDCGYPSACDSQQPPAPPSPPFLPRSQTDACRLEAEFVHRVYEEIACHFSSTRHSPWPRVCHFLSSLEPGSILADVGCGNGKYLGVNPDVIAVGCDRSSALVQICSERGFQAFVSDALNVPLRSDTCDACISIAVIHHLSTQKRRQAVVEELARLLRPGGRALIYVWAVEQEYNKQKSKYLKETRQQGPTGDNTAQDLSGIATDAHNTAQDLSAIATDAHNTAQDLSGIATDCTKVHRETESPAKLSVHTNRTAFNSQDLLVPWHLKGGRRGGCNQGRGGDEQGEQGSKNTLDPPTEAQAPAPSPVFHRYYHVFQKGELEELCVRVRGVAIQRSYHDQGNWCVILKKTGDR, encoded by the exons ATGGAGTCCTGCTGTGAAAACGTGAAAGCTGTCAGGAGAAGTAAAGAGGAGAAGAAACTTCTCCGAAAGCAAATCAAAGCCAGTCATACTTTACTGAAACATGAGGGTATAAGCACAGTATCACAGCCCACCAAG AGCCTGGTGGTGGCTAATGGTGGGCTAGGTAACGGTGTGAGCCGTGAGCAGCTCCAGGACGTGCTGGGAGAGGTCGGCGAGGTGGAAATCCTGGTTATGCCCCCACACAAACCCTACGCCCTAGTGACctacaggtcagaggtcagcgcCCAGAGAGGACACGCCCTCAACGGACGACAGCTGCAGCGTGGGGACCAGATTGTCACACTGTACCTGAGCTATGTCAACACAG TGGACAGTGAGTTGTGGGGGTGTGTGGACCTCCCCCCAGGGTTGGTGCTGGTTGAGGAGTTTGTGTCTCCAGAGGAAGAGGCTCTCCTGCTGGATGCTATAGACTGGACGTCCCACGATGAGGATGTCACTG TGCAGAAAGTCCTGAAGCACAGGAGAGTGAAGCATTTTGGTTACGAGTTTCGCTATGACAACAACAACGTGGACAAAGACAAACCGTTACCTGGAG GTCTTCCCCAGGTGTGTGTCCCTGTGCTGGAGAGGTGTgtgagggacagacacacagaagtCATGCCAGACCAGCTGACTGTGaaccagtaccagtctggacaag GTATTCCTCCTCATGTGGACACTCACTCTGCCTTTGAAGACCTCATCCTCTCCCTAAGCCTGGGGGCTAAG ACGGTGATGGATTTTCGTCATCCTGAAGGCCGCTCGGTTGCTGTAGTGTTGCCACGGCGCAGTCTCCTGGTGATGAAGGGAGAGAGCAGATACCTATGGACACACGg GATAACCCCCAGGAAGTTTGATGTGGTGCCAGCCTGTGACCCAAAATCCCCTGCTGcagtgacctctgacctcagTAACCATAGTAATCTCACCCTAAGTAGGAGGGGCACCAGGACCTCTCTCACCTTCCGTAAGGTGCGCCGCACACCATGTGACTGTG GTTACCCCTCGGCCTGTGACAGCCAGCAGCCTCCTGCCCCTCCCTCGCCCCCCTTCCTCCCTCGCAGCCAGACTGACGCCTGCCGTCTGGAGGCGGAGTTTGTGCACCGCGTGTACGAGGAGATCGCTTGTCACTTCAGCAGCACTCGACACTCTCCCTGGCCACGCGTGTGTCACTTCCTGTCTTCCCTAGAACCAGGAAGCATTCTCGCTGATGTGGGCTGTGGGAATGGAAAGTACCTGGGCGTCAACCCGGATGTGATTGCG GTGGGCTGTGACCGTAGCAGTGCTCTGGTCCAGATCTGCTCTGAAAGAGGCTTCCAGGCCTTTGTGTCAGATGCCCTCAATGTACCTCTACGCAGTGACACCTGTGATGCCTGCATCTCTATTGCGGTCATACACCACCTCTCCACACAG aagCGGAGGCAGGCTGTGGTTGAGGAACTTGCGCGACTGCTGAGGCCTGGAGGACGGGCGCTGATCTATGTGTGGGCTGTGGAACAGGAATATAACAAGCAGAAGTCCAAATATCTCAAAGAGACCAGACAACAGGGTCCTACAGGCGACAACACAGCACAGGATCTTTCAGGCATCGCCACGGACGCCCACAACACAGCACAGGATCTTTCAGCCATCGCCACGGACGCCCACAACACAGCACAGGATCTTTCAGGCATAGCCACGGACTGCACCAAGGTCCACCGTGAGACAGAGAGTCCAGCAAAACTGAGCGTTCACACCAACCGCACTGCCTTCAACTCCCAGGACCTTCTGGTTCCCTGGCACCTCaagggtggaaggagaggagggtgtaaccaggggaggggaggggatgagCAGGGGGAACAAGGCTCCAAAAATACTTTAGACCCCCCCACTGAAGCCCAGGCCCCTGCTCCCAGCCCAGTGTTTCACCGCTACTACCATGTGTTCCAGAAGGGGGAGCTAGAGGAGCTGTGTGTCAGGGTTAGAGGGGTGGCCATACAGAGAAGCTACCACGACCAGGGGAACTGGTGTGTCATACTGAAGAAGACTGGAGACAGATAA